Proteins from one uncultured Fibrobacter sp. genomic window:
- a CDS encoding V-type ATP synthase subunit A → MASIGKIIGVNGNLIRVKFETAVSQNEVAYAKLTQKNKDGKSEVIPLKSEVIRIRGDYAELQVFEDTTGLKTGDEVEFTGELLSVELGPGLLTQVFDGLQNPLPKLAEECGFFLQRGKYLKAFPRDKKWAFTPVAKVGDVVVAGDTLGTVPEGVFTHRIMVPFRLLGKWTVESVSAAGEHVVEDVVAKLKNDKGETQDVTMVQTWPVKMPIKAYEERLRPSKPLTMQQRIIDTFFPVMQGGTFCTPGPFGAGKTVLQQLMSRYADVDIVILAACGERAGEVVETLREFPELIDPRTGKSLMERTLIICNTSSMPVAAREASVYTGVTLAEYYRQMGLNVLLLADSTSRWAQALREMSGRLEEIPGEEAFPAYLESVIAAFYERGGVVRLKDGSTGSVTICGSVSPAGGNFEEPVTQATLKVVGAFLGLTRERSDQRRFPAIHPLDSWSKYEGIIDSKKVAEARHILANGVDVNNMMKVVGEEGTSIDDFVIYLKSEYLDAVYLQQDAYNEIDAACSAERQKYVFDKVYTILKTPMKFSEKDVARTFFLKLTQSTKDWNRVKFDSQEFKDLEQSIFASVKEVSANA, encoded by the coding sequence ATGGCTAGTATCGGAAAAATCATCGGCGTGAACGGAAACTTGATCCGCGTCAAGTTTGAAACCGCCGTGTCCCAGAACGAAGTGGCGTATGCCAAGCTTACCCAGAAAAACAAGGACGGCAAGTCCGAAGTTATCCCCCTTAAGAGCGAAGTCATCCGTATCCGCGGTGACTACGCCGAACTCCAGGTGTTCGAAGACACCACGGGGCTCAAGACGGGTGACGAGGTGGAATTCACCGGCGAACTTTTGTCCGTAGAACTTGGCCCCGGCCTTTTGACCCAGGTCTTTGACGGTCTGCAGAACCCGCTCCCGAAGCTTGCCGAAGAATGCGGCTTCTTCCTGCAGCGCGGTAAGTATTTGAAGGCCTTCCCCCGCGACAAGAAGTGGGCGTTTACCCCGGTCGCGAAGGTGGGCGATGTGGTGGTTGCTGGCGATACGCTCGGCACCGTTCCCGAAGGCGTGTTCACGCACCGCATCATGGTGCCGTTCCGCCTGCTGGGCAAGTGGACTGTGGAATCGGTCTCTGCCGCTGGCGAACATGTGGTTGAAGATGTGGTAGCCAAGCTCAAGAACGACAAGGGCGAAACCCAGGACGTGACCATGGTGCAGACCTGGCCGGTGAAGATGCCTATCAAGGCCTATGAAGAACGCCTGCGCCCGAGCAAGCCTTTGACCATGCAGCAGCGCATTATCGATACGTTCTTCCCCGTGATGCAGGGCGGTACGTTCTGTACGCCGGGCCCGTTCGGTGCCGGCAAGACCGTGCTCCAGCAGCTCATGAGCCGCTATGCCGACGTGGACATCGTGATTTTGGCCGCTTGCGGTGAACGTGCTGGTGAAGTGGTGGAAACCCTTCGCGAATTCCCGGAATTGATTGACCCGCGTACGGGTAAGTCCCTCATGGAACGTACGCTGATTATTTGTAACACGTCTTCGATGCCGGTGGCTGCTCGTGAAGCTTCCGTGTACACGGGCGTGACTCTCGCCGAATACTACCGCCAGATGGGCCTGAACGTGCTCTTGCTCGCTGACTCGACTTCCCGTTGGGCTCAGGCTCTGCGTGAAATGAGCGGCCGCTTGGAAGAAATTCCGGGCGAAGAAGCCTTCCCGGCTTACCTCGAATCCGTGATTGCCGCCTTCTATGAACGCGGTGGCGTGGTTCGCCTGAAGGACGGCTCTACCGGTTCCGTGACGATTTGCGGTTCCGTGTCGCCTGCAGGTGGTAACTTCGAAGAACCGGTGACCCAGGCTACCTTGAAGGTGGTGGGCGCATTCCTCGGCCTTACCCGTGAACGTTCCGACCAGCGCCGCTTCCCGGCAATCCACCCGCTGGATTCCTGGTCCAAGTACGAAGGCATCATCGATTCCAAGAAGGTTGCCGAAGCCCGTCACATCCTCGCGAACGGCGTGGACGTGAACAACATGATGAAGGTGGTGGGCGAAGAAGGTACCTCGATTGACGACTTCGTGATTTACCTGAAGTCCGAATACCTCGATGCCGTTTACCTGCAGCAGGACGCCTATAACGAAATCGACGCCGCCTGCTCCGCCGAACGCCAGAAGTACGTGTTCGACAAGGTTTACACCATCCTCAAGACCCCGATGAAGTTCAGCGAAAAGGACGTCGCCCGTACGTTCTTCCTTAAGCTCACTCAATCGACGAAGGACTGGAACCGCGTCAAGTTCGATTCCCAGGAATTCAAGGACCTTGAACAAAGTATTTTTGCTTCCGTGAAGGAGGTTTCCGCTAATGCATAA
- a CDS encoding V-type ATP synthase subunit B produces the protein MHNVAYHRIERIAGSVITLRAEGVANQELAQVTSSFGTSLARVIRIDGDMVDLQVFAGARGISTDSEVRFLGEPMKVPYSEALLGRVFNGAGKPRDNGPEVDGERITIGGPSVNPAKRIIPKTMVRTGIPMIDVFNTLVVSQKLPIFSIAGEPYNELLARIALQAEVDVIILGGMGLKHDDYLYLKDFLEKNGALSRTVMFMHTASDPIVECLLVPDASLAVAEKFATEGKNVLVLLTDMTNFADAMKEIAITMEQIPSNRGYPGDLYSQLASRYEKAVDFEGSGSITILAVTTMPGDDVTHPVPDNTGYITEGQFYLRKGRIEPFGSLTRLKQQVNGKTRSDHRTIMNTMIQLYASYKETLEKQSMGFNMSNWDQKLLKYGQRFEKEMMDLSVNIPLERALDLGWEILADCFAPEETGIPTKMINEYWPKKG, from the coding sequence ATGCATAATGTGGCATACCATCGTATTGAACGCATCGCCGGTTCTGTGATTACGCTCCGCGCCGAAGGTGTAGCAAACCAGGAACTTGCCCAGGTGACAAGCTCGTTCGGAACATCCCTTGCCCGCGTGATCCGTATTGACGGCGACATGGTGGACTTGCAGGTGTTCGCAGGTGCCCGCGGTATTTCCACCGACTCCGAAGTGCGCTTCCTTGGTGAACCGATGAAGGTCCCGTACAGTGAAGCCTTGCTTGGCCGCGTGTTTAACGGTGCCGGCAAGCCCCGCGACAACGGCCCCGAAGTGGACGGCGAACGCATTACTATCGGCGGCCCTTCCGTGAACCCCGCCAAGCGTATCATCCCGAAGACGATGGTGCGTACGGGTATCCCGATGATCGACGTGTTCAACACGCTCGTGGTTTCGCAGAAGCTCCCGATTTTCTCTATCGCCGGTGAACCGTATAACGAACTCTTGGCCCGCATTGCCTTGCAGGCCGAAGTGGACGTGATTATCCTCGGCGGTATGGGCCTGAAGCACGATGACTACCTGTACCTGAAGGACTTCCTCGAAAAGAACGGTGCCCTTAGCCGTACGGTGATGTTCATGCACACCGCCTCTGACCCGATCGTGGAATGCTTGCTCGTGCCGGATGCTTCCCTCGCTGTGGCTGAAAAGTTCGCTACCGAAGGCAAGAACGTGCTCGTGCTCCTCACCGACATGACGAACTTTGCAGACGCCATGAAGGAAATCGCCATTACGATGGAACAGATTCCGTCGAACCGTGGTTATCCTGGCGACCTTTACTCCCAGCTTGCCAGCCGTTACGAAAAGGCTGTGGACTTCGAAGGTTCGGGCTCCATCACTATTCTTGCCGTTACGACCATGCCTGGCGACGACGTGACCCACCCGGTTCCGGACAACACCGGTTACATTACCGAAGGTCAGTTCTACCTGCGCAAGGGCCGTATCGAACCGTTCGGTTCTCTGACTCGTTTGAAACAGCAGGTGAACGGCAAGACCCGTAGCGACCACCGTACCATCATGAATACCATGATCCAGCTGTACGCAAGCTACAAGGAAACTTTGGAAAAGCAGTCCATGGGCTTCAACATGAGTAACTGGGACCAGAAGCTGTTGAAGTATGGCCAGCGTTTCGAAAAGGAAATGATGGACCTCTCCGTGAACATTCCGCTGGAACGTGCCTTGGACCTTGGCTGGGAAATCCTTGCCGACTGCTTCGCTCCTGAAGAAACCGGTATTCCGACCAAGATGATCAACGAATATTGGCCCAAGAAGGGGTAA
- a CDS encoding V-type ATP synthase subunit D, with protein MAKVKLTKNALKAERDALKRFQRYLPTLLLKKQQLQMEMRTLQERVMAKREEEDKLRKSMASWISLFAEPIEWSKYLSVKEVRQGEGNIAGVKIPTYDGVDFNISIPDFFTTPVWLDDGIRSLQGLISLRLERRVLERQYELLSKELRTTSQRVNLFEKVKIPEAKENIRVINIFLGDQQTSGVARSKLAKGKASARTAAQDALAKEAAA; from the coding sequence ATGGCGAAGGTCAAGTTAACAAAGAACGCCCTCAAGGCGGAACGTGACGCGTTGAAGCGCTTCCAGCGCTATCTGCCGACGTTGCTGTTGAAAAAGCAGCAGCTGCAGATGGAAATGCGCACGCTCCAGGAGAGGGTGATGGCCAAGCGAGAAGAGGAGGACAAGCTCCGCAAGAGCATGGCTTCCTGGATTTCGCTGTTTGCCGAACCCATCGAATGGTCAAAGTACCTGTCGGTGAAGGAAGTGCGCCAGGGCGAAGGCAACATCGCCGGCGTGAAGATTCCGACATATGACGGGGTAGATTTTAACATCTCGATTCCGGATTTCTTTACCACGCCCGTGTGGCTGGACGACGGTATCAGAAGCCTGCAGGGCCTGATTTCGCTGCGTCTCGAACGCCGCGTGCTCGAGCGTCAATACGAGCTCCTCTCGAAGGAACTGCGTACCACGAGCCAGCGCGTGAACCTGTTCGAGAAGGTGAAGATTCCCGAAGCGAAGGAAAATATCCGCGTCATCAACATCTTCCTGGGCGACCAGCAGACCAGCGGCGTTGCCCGCAGCAAGCTTGCGAAGGGTAAGGCCTCCGCCCGTACCGCTGCCCAGGATGCACTCGCGAAGGAGGCCGCCGCATGA
- a CDS encoding ATPase has protein sequence MITPMKKVTVLTVAGAVEETLQALRTLEILHLTPLQAAAGAKLNHARGEMNRVQKALEVVPEKAPKGVTPVKDAAPAASLIDEIQNLVAESKQAEIDKEQAEEELTKLSMFKNLDPATAAALAAKGIYVKLYQLHDGKIPFELEGEGSIEEFGQDENGKYVAVVSRGEAPVAVKGNFTELTMPQKSLAEYREMEAKAKETLARVERRLGELSGVRESIEDKLLEVGDDYRMVEAEASMVGDKNVAAVQGFCPAPRVGELEKAAREHGWGLLVDDPAEDDDIPTLLTYSKLSRPMQFLYDIIGISPGYKEVDVSAVFLCFFSIFFAMIVGDTAYGLLFLGLALFARSKMPKANPAGFHFIYLMSIATIVWGVINASFLGLSPALAGWTYYLDITNYGWLPEPLKNAMLWIRTAAPTDPAKFEAYKAFAQSITLLPESFVPKVAGASQMQHIQLFCFCIAVVHLSIAHVWNVCVRIKRKDSTFMAQVGWLIGCWVMFFLACQMVLGIDMPKFVIPMFIVEAVLLVLFTVPPKRLKQDFISIPMLVLDVVNSFTDVISYIRLFAVGMSGAAIAEAFNDMLSPLFGSAVGIAGAAFLLLFVHGLNIALAVMGVAVHAVRLNTLEFSNGLGQEWSGFAFAPFAKQKN, from the coding sequence ATGATTACTCCTATGAAGAAAGTGACGGTGCTGACGGTTGCTGGTGCGGTTGAAGAGACGCTTCAGGCGCTCCGTACGCTTGAAATTTTGCACCTCACGCCCTTGCAGGCTGCAGCAGGCGCCAAGTTGAACCATGCCCGCGGTGAAATGAACCGCGTGCAGAAGGCCTTGGAAGTGGTGCCCGAGAAGGCCCCGAAGGGTGTGACTCCCGTGAAGGATGCCGCTCCTGCCGCAAGCCTTATCGATGAAATCCAGAACCTGGTTGCCGAAAGCAAGCAGGCGGAAATCGACAAGGAACAGGCCGAAGAGGAACTCACCAAACTTTCCATGTTCAAGAACCTGGACCCCGCAACGGCAGCTGCACTCGCGGCAAAGGGTATCTATGTCAAACTGTACCAGCTCCATGACGGTAAAATCCCGTTCGAACTCGAGGGCGAAGGCTCTATCGAAGAATTCGGCCAGGATGAAAACGGCAAGTATGTGGCTGTCGTGAGCAGGGGAGAAGCCCCTGTCGCCGTGAAGGGTAACTTCACCGAACTCACGATGCCGCAGAAGTCGCTTGCCGAATACCGCGAAATGGAAGCGAAAGCCAAGGAAACGCTTGCCCGCGTCGAGCGCCGCCTGGGTGAACTTTCGGGCGTCCGCGAATCTATCGAGGACAAGCTCCTCGAAGTGGGTGACGACTACCGCATGGTCGAAGCCGAAGCCTCGATGGTGGGCGACAAGAACGTCGCCGCCGTGCAGGGCTTCTGCCCTGCACCGCGCGTGGGCGAACTCGAGAAGGCCGCCCGCGAGCACGGCTGGGGCCTCCTGGTGGACGACCCCGCCGAAGACGACGATATCCCGACGCTGTTGACCTACAGCAAGCTCAGCCGTCCCATGCAGTTCCTGTACGACATCATCGGCATTTCGCCGGGGTACAAGGAAGTGGACGTGTCGGCCGTGTTCCTTTGCTTCTTCAGCATCTTCTTTGCGATGATCGTGGGGGATACCGCTTACGGCCTGTTGTTCCTCGGTCTGGCACTCTTTGCCCGCTCGAAGATGCCGAAGGCGAACCCTGCTGGTTTCCACTTTATCTACCTCATGAGCATCGCCACCATCGTGTGGGGTGTCATCAACGCAAGCTTCTTGGGACTTAGCCCAGCGCTTGCGGGGTGGACGTATTACCTGGACATCACCAACTACGGCTGGTTGCCTGAACCGCTGAAGAACGCGATGCTCTGGATCCGCACTGCTGCCCCGACTGACCCTGCGAAGTTCGAAGCCTACAAGGCCTTCGCCCAGTCGATTACGCTGCTGCCCGAAAGCTTCGTGCCCAAGGTGGCGGGTGCCTCCCAGATGCAGCATATCCAGCTGTTCTGCTTCTGCATCGCCGTGGTCCACCTGAGTATCGCTCACGTGTGGAACGTCTGCGTGCGCATCAAGCGCAAGGACTCCACGTTCATGGCGCAGGTGGGCTGGCTCATCGGCTGCTGGGTGATGTTCTTCCTTGCGTGCCAGATGGTGCTCGGTATCGACATGCCGAAGTTCGTCATCCCGATGTTTATCGTGGAAGCGGTTCTCCTGGTGCTCTTTACCGTGCCGCCCAAGAGGCTCAAGCAGGACTTCATCAGCATCCCGATGCTCGTGCTCGACGTGGTGAACAGCTTTACCGACGTGATCAGCTACATCCGTCTGTTTGCCGTGGGCATGTCCGGTGCGGCCATCGCCGAAGCGTTCAACGACATGCTTTCGCCGCTGTTCGGCTCCGCTGTCGGTATCGCCGGTGCAGCCTTCCTGCTGCTCTTCGTGCATGGCCTGAACATCGCGCTTGCGGTCATGGGCGTCGCGGTCCACGCGGTACGTCTGAATACACTCGAATTTTCAAATGGACTTGGCCAGGAATGGAGCGGATTTGCGTTCGCGCCCTTCGCCAAGCAGAAAAATTAA
- a CDS encoding V-type ATP synthase subunit K (produces ATP from ADP in the presence of a proton gradient across the membrane; the K subunit is a nonenzymatic component which binds the dimeric form by interacting with the G and E subunits), with translation MEPNTMVTLAKMGAAAALGIAAMGSALGCGTAGMSAITMWKKAYAQGKSALFTLLVFVGAPISQTIYGMLLMNFILSKAAESGFTNWGGCLGAGIFGGLGMMASAWYQGKSAAVACDALGETGKGMVNYLMVLGIVETVALFVLVFSMMVL, from the coding sequence ATGGAACCGAATACAATGGTGACTCTCGCTAAAATGGGTGCTGCAGCTGCGCTTGGCATTGCGGCTATGGGCTCTGCCCTTGGTTGCGGAACGGCCGGTATGTCCGCCATCACGATGTGGAAGAAGGCTTATGCCCAGGGCAAGTCTGCTCTCTTCACACTCCTGGTGTTCGTGGGTGCCCCGATTTCCCAGACGATTTATGGCATGTTGCTCATGAACTTCATCCTGAGCAAGGCTGCTGAATCCGGCTTTACCAACTGGGGCGGCTGCCTCGGCGCCGGTATCTTCGGTGGTCTCGGCATGATGGCTTCTGCCTGGTACCAGGGCAAGTCCGCGGCCGTGGCTTGCGACGCCCTCGGTGAAACCGGCAAGGGCATGGTGAACTACCTGATGGTGCTCGGTATCGTGGAAACCGTGGCCCTGTTCGTTCTCGTGTTCTCCATGATGGTGCTCTAA
- a CDS encoding V-type ATP synthase subunit K (produces ATP from ADP in the presence of a proton gradient across the membrane; the K subunit is a nonenzymatic component which binds the dimeric form by interacting with the G and E subunits), giving the protein MDQAQLLTLAKLGAVAALGLAAVGSALGCGTAGMAAIGAWKKAYLKGKNALFTLLIFVGAPIAQTIYGMLLMMYILNKSQAAPANWAAYLGVGIFGGIGMMASAWYVGKSAADACNALGETGKGLVNYLMVLGVGETVALFVMVFSMMLVS; this is encoded by the coding sequence ATGGATCAAGCTCAACTTTTAACGCTCGCGAAACTCGGCGCGGTGGCGGCCCTGGGCCTTGCCGCGGTGGGTTCTGCGCTGGGCTGCGGGACTGCCGGCATGGCGGCCATCGGGGCCTGGAAGAAGGCGTATCTCAAGGGTAAGAACGCGCTGTTTACGCTGCTCATCTTCGTGGGCGCGCCGATTGCGCAGACAATCTACGGCATGTTGCTGATGATGTACATCCTGAACAAGTCCCAGGCGGCTCCGGCCAACTGGGCTGCATACTTGGGTGTGGGCATCTTCGGTGGCATCGGCATGATGGCATCTGCCTGGTACGTGGGCAAGTCCGCTGCGGACGCCTGCAACGCCCTCGGCGAAACCGGCAAGGGCCTGGTGAACTACCTGATGGTGCTTGGCGTCGGCGAAACCGTCGCGCTGTTCGTCATGGTGTTCTCCATGATGCTCGTGTCGTAG
- a CDS encoding DUF3791 domain-containing protein — MVQESFEFVVYMIHACANKWNRLPSFVYRKLAESGCIQKFLVPNYEILHTQSTDFVVSDIEEYLNVRKVAI, encoded by the coding sequence ATGGTTCAGGAATCTTTTGAATTTGTCGTGTATATGATTCACGCTTGCGCAAACAAGTGGAATCGTTTGCCGTCTTTTGTGTATCGAAAGCTGGCTGAATCAGGCTGTATTCAGAAATTCCTTGTTCCCAATTACGAAATTTTGCATACGCAGAGCACTGATTTCGTCGTCAGCGATATTGAAGAATATCTGAACGTCCGTAAGGTGGCCATATGA
- a CDS encoding DUF3990 domain-containing protein, protein MIVYHGSNVVVDKPDVEHSFRPLDFGKGFYVTTVREQAVRWAHRKIDILKDGNLKPILNVYDMDDVPAALSVKTFPDDLEEWIDFVCKCRDGSLEYAQYDVIMGKVANDKVFRVVDMYHSGIWDMSRALKEIKAYPTYDQIAFITQKAIDAVLKYKGCEEV, encoded by the coding sequence ATGATCGTCTATCATGGTTCGAACGTTGTTGTTGACAAGCCGGATGTTGAGCATTCTTTTCGACCGCTTGATTTCGGAAAGGGATTCTATGTCACGACGGTGCGTGAACAGGCTGTCCGTTGGGCGCACAGGAAAATCGATATTCTAAAGGATGGGAACCTGAAGCCGATATTGAATGTCTATGACATGGACGATGTCCCTGCCGCACTCTCCGTTAAGACGTTCCCCGATGATTTAGAGGAATGGATTGATTTCGTGTGCAAATGCCGCGATGGTTCCTTGGAATATGCCCAATACGATGTAATTATGGGCAAGGTCGCAAATGACAAGGTTTTCCGTGTTGTGGATATGTATCACTCCGGTATCTGGGATATGTCGCGGGCATTGAAGGAAATAAAGGCTTATCCGACTTACGACCAGATCGCCTTTATCACGCAAAAGGCTATTGATGCGGTCCTGAAATACAAGGGTTGCGAAGAGGTGTAA
- a CDS encoding DUF3791 domain-containing protein, with product MDKKLIRYTVACVNEFAANKSLTEKQAFDYLCNHGAMDFLVEFYDVEHTLSFEDAINDLTLVSQQNGGKIQ from the coding sequence ATGGACAAGAAACTGATCAGATATACCGTTGCATGTGTCAACGAGTTCGCCGCAAACAAGAGCCTCACCGAAAAGCAGGCTTTTGATTATCTATGCAATCACGGAGCGATGGATTTCCTTGTCGAATTCTACGATGTGGAGCATACACTCTCATTTGAAGACGCCATCAACGACCTGACGCTAGTCAGCCAGCAGAACGGAGGGAAGATACAGTGA
- a CDS encoding efflux RND transporter periplasmic adaptor subunit: MTAQNQEKPQFDQGAIIKALQNALRTTSSKIGQMNEVLDIVRVVGEAKTFKTAALALAGEIADRHHAERVSIGMVKHDYVVLAAISHTDHFEGKMQVVRDLECAMEEAYEQDASIAYPPADGGTPLATRIHEYYSKTYGVGHMLSVPVRRGEETIAVITCERGAHPFDDEESAQIHLVATLTSARIDELYRKSGWFGKRFARAAREGLAKLLGHEHTWAKLLGILLTAFVLFAALVPIPYRVSAPAMLKTDHITYLSAPFDGFIQSVKVKPGDIVYKGDELLRLDQKELKLEEADLMAQEQDNRREIQKAQANRQLADLRIQQAKLSQTLAKLKTVRYKLSRSVVRCESDSAVVIEGDLQKRVGSHVNQGGELFQLASIEEIYMEADVSELEVNNVRLGGEGFMAIKSRPDYVYRFRTTLMNPTASVKDQENTFAVRGEFVRATPPWFRPGMTGIAKIFAGKRTLWWILSHQAIDYLRLKLWW; this comes from the coding sequence ATGACCGCACAGAACCAAGAAAAGCCGCAGTTCGACCAGGGCGCCATCATCAAGGCGCTGCAGAACGCCCTGCGCACCACCAGTTCCAAGATAGGGCAGATGAACGAGGTCCTGGACATCGTGCGGGTTGTCGGCGAGGCGAAGACTTTCAAGACGGCGGCACTCGCACTTGCGGGCGAAATTGCCGACCGCCACCACGCCGAAAGGGTGAGCATCGGCATGGTCAAGCACGACTACGTGGTGCTCGCGGCCATAAGCCACACCGACCATTTCGAGGGCAAGATGCAGGTGGTGCGCGACCTGGAATGCGCCATGGAAGAGGCCTACGAACAGGACGCAAGCATAGCCTACCCGCCCGCGGACGGCGGCACCCCGCTCGCCACCCGAATCCACGAGTACTACAGCAAGACTTACGGCGTGGGGCACATGCTCTCGGTCCCGGTAAGGCGGGGCGAAGAGACCATCGCGGTAATCACCTGCGAACGCGGGGCGCACCCCTTCGACGACGAGGAGTCCGCCCAGATCCACCTGGTCGCAACGCTCACTAGCGCAAGGATAGACGAACTCTACCGCAAGAGCGGCTGGTTCGGCAAGAGGTTCGCCCGGGCCGCGCGGGAGGGGTTAGCCAAGCTGCTGGGCCACGAACACACCTGGGCAAAACTGCTGGGCATCCTGCTTACGGCGTTCGTGCTTTTCGCGGCACTGGTGCCCATCCCCTACAGGGTAAGCGCCCCGGCCATGCTCAAGACCGACCACATCACCTACCTGAGCGCCCCCTTCGACGGGTTCATCCAGAGCGTGAAGGTGAAGCCGGGCGACATCGTGTACAAGGGCGACGAGCTCTTGCGACTCGACCAGAAGGAACTCAAGCTAGAAGAGGCCGACCTCATGGCCCAGGAACAGGACAACCGCCGCGAAATACAGAAGGCCCAGGCGAACAGACAGCTGGCCGACCTGCGCATACAGCAGGCTAAGCTCTCGCAGACCCTGGCGAAACTCAAGACGGTGCGCTACAAGCTCTCTCGCTCGGTGGTGCGCTGCGAATCGGACAGCGCGGTGGTCATCGAGGGCGACCTGCAAAAGCGCGTGGGGTCGCATGTGAACCAGGGCGGCGAGCTGTTCCAGCTGGCATCCATCGAAGAAATCTACATGGAGGCCGACGTGAGCGAACTCGAAGTGAACAACGTGCGGCTTGGCGGCGAGGGCTTCATGGCCATCAAGAGTCGTCCCGATTACGTGTACAGGTTCCGCACCACGCTCATGAACCCGACGGCAAGTGTCAAGGACCAGGAGAACACCTTCGCCGTGCGCGGCGAGTTCGTGCGGGCGACTCCCCCGTGGTTCCGCCCCGGCATGACAGGTATCGCGAAGATTTTCGCGGGCAAGCGCACCCTCTGGTGGATTCTTTCGCACCAGGCCATCGACTACCTTCGCCTGAAACTCTGGTGGTAA
- a CDS encoding SIR2 family protein, translating into MENLVNNWKKENLIKIRDDDDLVKLIWDDSDSPFFKADDSAPAWYKKNDDGANCITINDLRSRVEPWLTALFQSEHLSLLIGSGLTTSVSFIAEAGSATGMNFDGFKNCKDIFDAQIQSYASAAGRDKPNIEDYIRFANELLKGLEILNDSRKDDLREEINSVLESFANSILSSERNIVVAGKSVDAFNYLISFLMSFASRSGTRDRLNIFTTNYDRIIEEGADLAGLHLLDRFVGRLNPIFRSSRLNIDMHYNPPGIRGEPRYLEGVARYTKLHGSVDWIQVQSEKNTQSIIRKIGLPLGAENVADYLKAPGLYGADALKMMIYPNAAKDRETAMYPYVDLFRDFAAATCKPNSTLVTYGYSFGDEHINRIIEDMLTIPSTHLVIIAFEDPQNRIINTYKEIGRKSQISLLLGHEFGDLKKLVDNYLPKSAIDKTTYKLGEILKNRHLVSNHTTDVSNNSGNLKNGAESSVSEVEE; encoded by the coding sequence ATGGAAAATTTGGTAAATAATTGGAAAAAAGAAAATCTTATTAAAATTCGCGATGATGATGACCTTGTAAAACTTATATGGGATGATTCTGATTCCCCATTTTTTAAGGCGGACGATTCTGCACCTGCATGGTATAAGAAAAATGATGATGGTGCAAATTGTATTACAATAAATGATTTGAGAAGTCGCGTTGAACCATGGCTTACGGCATTATTTCAATCGGAGCATTTATCTTTATTGATTGGTTCTGGATTGACGACTTCAGTTTCTTTTATAGCAGAAGCTGGTTCTGCGACTGGCATGAATTTTGATGGATTTAAAAACTGTAAGGATATTTTTGACGCTCAAATACAATCTTACGCATCGGCAGCAGGCCGTGATAAACCGAACATTGAAGATTATATAAGATTCGCTAATGAACTTTTGAAAGGCTTGGAAATATTAAATGATTCTCGTAAAGACGACTTACGCGAGGAGATTAATAGTGTTTTAGAATCCTTCGCTAACTCAATTTTATCATCCGAAAGGAATATTGTTGTTGCTGGAAAGTCTGTAGATGCTTTTAACTATTTGATAAGTTTTTTGATGAGCTTTGCTAGCCGAAGTGGAACACGAGACAGACTCAATATATTTACGACAAATTATGATCGTATTATTGAAGAGGGAGCAGATTTAGCTGGACTTCATTTATTAGATCGTTTCGTTGGGCGGCTTAATCCGATTTTTAGATCATCTCGTCTTAATATAGATATGCATTATAATCCTCCAGGAATTCGTGGTGAACCAAGATACTTGGAGGGGGTTGCTAGGTATACTAAATTGCATGGCTCTGTTGATTGGATACAGGTCCAATCTGAAAAGAATACGCAAAGTATTATTCGGAAGATTGGCTTACCTCTAGGAGCTGAAAATGTTGCGGATTATTTGAAGGCTCCCGGCTTGTATGGTGCCGATGCCTTAAAGATGATGATATATCCCAATGCAGCGAAAGATCGTGAGACAGCTATGTACCCGTATGTAGATTTGTTCCGAGATTTTGCTGCTGCAACATGTAAACCAAATAGCACATTGGTAACGTATGGATATAGTTTTGGAGATGAACATATAAACCGGATTATAGAAGATATGTTGACCATTCCTTCTACTCATCTTGTTATTATTGCATTTGAAGACCCTCAAAATAGAATTATCAACACATATAAAGAAATAGGTCGAAAAAGTCAGATTTCCTTGTTGCTTGGTCATGAATTTGGCGATTTGAAGAAACTTGTTGATAATTATTTGCCAAAGTCTGCAATTGACAAAACGACTTATAAACTTGGTGAAATATTAAAAAATAGACATTTAGTTAGTAATCATACAACCGACGTAAGTAATAATAGTGGAAATTTAAAGAATGGTGCAGAATCTTCTGTTAGTGAGGTTGAAGAATGA